The DNA region CGCTGAAACTGTAGACGATAATCATAAGAAGCGGCAGGTAAATGGCCGCTAAAACGAGAATGAGAATGCCCCAACGAGCGATGGTCCACAAGGTGCTCTTCTTCATGCGGCTTTACCTCCTTTGGGCGCTTTGGCCGTGCGGCGGGTGAGGACGTTGGTGACAATCATCACCACCAGCACGATGACCAACAGGACGAACGACAGCGCCGAGCCTACGCCGTAGGAGCGCTGTGAGAACAGGCTGGCGATTTTGGCGCCGATGACTGTGGTGTTCATATCGCCCATGGTCTTGGTGATGGCGTAGGAACTGAATACGGGCATGAACACCATGCTGACGCCCGATACCACGCCCGGTATGGACAAGGGCAAGGTGACCTTAAAGAAGGTGCGCACGCTACCCGCGCCTAAGTCGGTGGACGCTTCGACGTAACTCTTGTCCATATTGGCCAAAACCGTGTAGATGGGCAGGAGCATATAGGGGAAGAAATCGTACACGATGCCGATGGTGGCCGCCCAAAAGCCTTTGCCTACGCCCAGCATCTCCAACAGCGACTTCAACGCGAAGATACGCAAAACGAAGTTGATCCACATGGGAATGATGAACAATAGGGACAAGACGGCGATCTTGTTGAAGGGCTTGGACGCCAATATGTACGCCACAGGATAGGCCAAAAGGACGCATATCGCCGTGGACAGCGCCGCGATGCCCACCGTCTGGAGAAGCTGCATAACGTTTTCCTTCTCGGTGAAGACGGCGCGGAAGTTGGCGAACGTGAAACTGCCGTCCGAAGATCGGAACGCGTAGACCAACACCAACACCAACGGCACGATGACGAATACCAACGTGACCGCGAGATAGGGGAACGCGAACGCCGTGGGGCGGAAAACCTTGTTCTTAGTCCTCTTCATCGCTGCTATCCTCTTGGGGGACGTAGGCCTCGACCGTGACCTTGGCGGGATCTACTTTGATGCCGACGCGGTCGTTCATATCCCACTCGTCCGACGTGTCGACGAAGAACTCCTCGCCCTCGTCCGTGACGACCTCGACCTGATAGTAGGTGCCCTTGTACACGCTCTGCGAGACGTTGGCGCCGATGACGCCGTCCGACTCATCGTCGGTGAGCTCCACCGCGTTGAAGGGAACGTAGACGACGACCTCGTCGCCTTTCTCGAAGCCCTCGGTGGGAATCTCCCAATCACCCTCGGCAAAACACACGGTCTCCTCGTCGTAGACGGTGCCGATAAAGCGGTTGATGGTGATGGCTTTCTTCATAATGTGAATGCTGTCCGGCTCGATCGTGAGGGATACGTACCCCCCCTTTGCGAACTCTTTTTGCGTTTGGACGGTGAACTCGTACTCGCCTGCCTGCACCTCTAACTCGTAGTAGGTGCCCTTGAAAACGACGGACAAAATCTCGCCGTCGAAGTGGCCGAGCCCGTGCCCCTCGCGAATGCCGATATCCTCGGGACGAATGATGACGTCCACCCGCTCGTTCTTCTCGAAGCCCTTGTCCACGCAAGGAAGCGTCTTGCCGAGGAAGCGAATGGAAAAATCCTTCTCCATAACGCCCGTAAGAATGTTGCTCTCCCCGATGAAGTCGGCGACAAAGGCGTTTTGGGGCTCGTCGTAGATCTTTTTGGGTTGGGCGACCTGCTGAATGACGCCGTCCGACATGACGACGACCACGTCGGACATCGTGAGCGCCTCCTCTTGGTCGTGCGTGACGAAGATGAAGGTGATGCCCAACTCCTCGTGCATCTTTTTGAGTTCTATCTGCATCTCCTTGCGCATTTTGAGGTCCAACGCGCCCAAAGGCTCGTCCAACAAAAGCACCTTGGGCTCGCATACCAAGGCGCGGGCGATGGCGACGCGCTGCTGCTGTCCACCCGAAAGGGAGTTGACGTCGCGGTGGCCGTAGTCTTCCAAGCCTACCAATTTGAGCGCCTTGTTGACCTTGCCGGCGATCTCGTCCTTGGTGTACTTGCGCGTGGCCGGCACCGTCTCGGTGACTTTGACCTTTTGGGCGACGCCGTTCTCCACCACTTTCTTGGTGACGGTGCGCGTTTTGGGGGGCCGAGAGGGATCGGAAATGCGCTTGAGTTTGAGACCGAACGCGATGTTTTTGAACACGTTGAGGTGGGGGAACAAGGCGTACTTCTGGAACACCGTGTTGACGGGGCGCTTGTGCGGGGGAATGGCCGACATGGGCACGCCGCCGATGTAGATCTCGCCCGAAGTGGGCGTCTCGAAGCCGGCGATCATGCGGAGAAGCGTGGTCTTGCCGCAACCCGAAGGCCCGAGAAGAGTGACGAATTGACCGCGGCGAATGGACAAAGACAGGTCTTTGACCACGGCTTTGCCGTCGAACGACTTGGAAACGTTCTTCAGTTCGATGATTTTTTCAAACTCGTTGGTTTTGTCATTGGCAGCCATAGTGTTCTCCTTAGAAATTGCTGGGCGTAGCCACCCAAATGATCTTGCAATCCTTGGCACCCACGTTGACGATGCGGTGCGCCTTGTCGCCCGAAAGGTAGAACGCGTCCCCTTTCTTGGCCTTGTAGGTGTAGTCGCCTACCGTAATCATGATCTTGCCGTCCAAAACGTAGCCGAACTCCTCGCCCTCGAAGGGATAGCGAACGTCCGAGGAACCGTTGACGGGCAAGGTGAGAATGATGGGCTCCATCTGGTTCTTTTGACTGTTGGGAATGAGCCAGGTGATGGCGCCGTCGCCGTTGGTGGACTCGAAGAAGTCGGCCTTGTCGAAGACCACCTTCTCCTCTTTCTGCTCGGCGAAAAACTGCTGAAGGCTGACGCCAAGGACGTTGAGAATGTCGATGAGGGTGGCGATGGAGGGACTGCTGACGTCATTCTCCAACTGGGAAATGTAGCCCTTGGTCAACTCGCAACGAGAGGCCAGCTCCTCTTGTGTGAGCCCGCGCTGTAAGCGGTATTCGCGAATTTTGGGACCGATATCCATACGCACTCCTCGACGGCGGCTGCCGAGAAGGCAAGACGCGCCTGACTTTTCGCGGTGCGGTAGACGCACACGCGACGGGGTAAAACTCCCCTAACTTGTATAAGATAGATTATAGGGGGCAAGATTAGCATTGTCAATATTTTTTATTAAAAATACTAAACTCGCAAAATGTTTAGAATAGGTAAACTTTTTGTTATATATAAAAGTAATGGCGAAATGAGACTGCGCGCGCGTGAATGCACGCCGACGTGAGTGAAATCCAATGCGGTGCATTGGGAGAAATCCGTGCCGAAGCACGGGTAAAATCCGCTCTACCCGCGAGCGGGAGAAATCAGACATTCGTCGGGTTTTGGTCGTGATATATGCCTGTCGGCGGGAGAGAACCGAAAATGGTGGCTCTACTTCGGGGATATTTCGAGTTCGACGCTATGCGCCTACCCTCAATATGGTCTACTGCCCTTTTGGCGCAACGAGCGGAGGTGC from Clostridia bacterium includes:
- a CDS encoding ABC transporter permease, coding for MKRTKNKVFRPTAFAFPYLAVTLVFVIVPLVLVLVYAFRSSDGSFTFANFRAVFTEKENVMQLLQTVGIAALSTAICVLLAYPVAYILASKPFNKIAVLSLLFIIPMWINFVLRIFALKSLLEMLGVGKGFWAATIGIVYDFFPYMLLPIYTVLANMDKSYVEASTDLGAGSVRTFFKVTLPLSIPGVVSGVSMVFMPVFSSYAITKTMGDMNTTVIGAKIASLFSQRSYGVGSALSFVLLVIVLVVMIVTNVLTRRTAKAPKGGKAA
- a CDS encoding ABC transporter ATP-binding protein encodes the protein MAANDKTNEFEKIIELKNVSKSFDGKAVVKDLSLSIRRGQFVTLLGPSGCGKTTLLRMIAGFETPTSGEIYIGGVPMSAIPPHKRPVNTVFQKYALFPHLNVFKNIAFGLKLKRISDPSRPPKTRTVTKKVVENGVAQKVKVTETVPATRKYTKDEIAGKVNKALKLVGLEDYGHRDVNSLSGGQQQRVAIARALVCEPKVLLLDEPLGALDLKMRKEMQIELKKMHEELGITFIFVTHDQEEALTMSDVVVVMSDGVIQQVAQPKKIYDEPQNAFVADFIGESNILTGVMEKDFSIRFLGKTLPCVDKGFEKNERVDVIIRPEDIGIREGHGLGHFDGEILSVVFKGTYYELEVQAGEYEFTVQTQKEFAKGGYVSLTIEPDSIHIMKKAITINRFIGTVYDEETVCFAEGDWEIPTEGFEKGDEVVVYVPFNAVELTDDESDGVIGANVSQSVYKGTYYQVEVVTDEGEEFFVDTSDEWDMNDRVGIKVDPAKVTVEAYVPQEDSSDEED
- a CDS encoding helix-turn-helix domain-containing protein; translation: MDIGPKIREYRLQRGLTQEELASRCELTKGYISQLENDVSSPSIATLIDILNVLGVSLQQFFAEQKEEKVVFDKADFFESTNGDGAITWLIPNSQKNQMEPIILTLPVNGSSDVRYPFEGEEFGYVLDGKIMITVGDYTYKAKKGDAFYLSGDKAHRIVNVGAKDCKIIWVATPSNF